A DNA window from Brenneria izadpanahii contains the following coding sequences:
- a CDS encoding phosphoenolpyruvate hydrolase family protein, producing MSAISRQQLLVKFRNMIARREPIIGGGAGTGLSAKCEEAGGIDLIVIYNSGRYRMAGRGSLAGLLAYGNANEIVVDMAKEVLPVVRHTPVLAGVNGTDPFCQFDKFLDDLKALGFSGVQNFPTVGLIDGNFRANLEETGMGYALEVDMIRLAHEKDMLTTPYVFSAEDAIAMTRAGADIIVPHMGLTTGGNIGAETALELADCVPLINQWAEAAKKVRSDVIVLCHGGPISTPEDAQYIMDNCPHCDGFYGASSMERLPTEIALTATTKQFKNIKR from the coding sequence ATGTCAGCTATTAGTCGTCAACAGTTGTTAGTGAAATTCCGCAATATGATCGCCCGCCGGGAACCCATTATCGGCGGTGGGGCTGGAACCGGACTTTCCGCAAAGTGTGAGGAGGCCGGCGGGATTGATTTAATCGTGATTTACAACTCGGGCCGGTATCGCATGGCAGGGAGAGGTTCGCTGGCGGGGCTGCTGGCTTACGGCAATGCCAACGAGATTGTGGTCGATATGGCGAAAGAGGTGTTGCCGGTGGTAAGGCATACGCCGGTTCTTGCGGGGGTCAACGGTACGGATCCATTCTGTCAGTTCGATAAATTTCTGGACGATCTGAAAGCGTTAGGATTTTCCGGCGTACAGAACTTCCCGACCGTCGGATTGATTGATGGTAACTTCCGCGCCAATCTGGAAGAGACGGGAATGGGATACGCGCTGGAAGTCGATATGATCCGTCTGGCGCATGAGAAAGATATGCTGACCACGCCTTACGTATTCAGCGCCGAAGACGCGATAGCGATGACCCGGGCCGGCGCGGATATCATCGTTCCCCATATGGGGCTGACCACCGGCGGCAACATTGGTGCGGAAACCGCGCTTGAACTGGCCGATTGCGTACCGTTAATCAATCAATGGGCGGAAGCCGCGAAGAAAGTTCGTAGCGATGTGATTGTATTGTGTCATGGCGGCCCGATTTCAACTCCGGAAGATGCCCAGTACATTATGGATAACTGTCCGCACTGCGATGGTTTTTATGGCGCCAGCTCAATGGAGCGGTTGCCAACGGAAATTGCATTAACCGCAACGACTAAGCAATTCAAAAATATTAAGCGTTAA
- a CDS encoding helix-turn-helix domain-containing protein, which yields MPAIPLPFITAFLLVVLFLRVRHAKGKNRTTKTETAFIAASCLTIALCGFHWGTSLPLPALFQPIAAASVPPLFWLCAKPGNNDGKPRRLRYFWHLFPIVMVALLAALKAYISLPLLDFSLLMIYAGYGIALVHSARYRPSEHGNGSPWWKNMSSLAGFYFIFSGMADIAIALDLGMLGGKRAPGMIAAAHIATLIVLTFLIVTKNASPAGTTVKNKVAAEIQPAGLEDQELADKLDQLIRKDNLYTDPNMTIQRLARRLGIPTRQLSEAINRVYGRNISQIVNGYRIDEARRLLSQTDWRITDIMLACGFQTKSNFNREFLKSTGMSPSHWRRANAASESATSAAMPASESR from the coding sequence ATGCCTGCGATACCGCTACCTTTTATCACCGCGTTCCTGCTGGTCGTCCTTTTCCTGCGGGTTCGGCACGCCAAGGGGAAAAACCGTACGACGAAGACAGAAACGGCGTTTATCGCCGCCAGTTGCCTCACTATCGCCCTGTGCGGATTTCACTGGGGAACATCGCTTCCGCTACCGGCTCTTTTTCAGCCGATTGCCGCCGCCAGCGTGCCTCCGCTGTTTTGGCTTTGCGCCAAACCAGGCAACAACGACGGTAAACCGCGCCGCCTACGCTACTTTTGGCATCTGTTTCCCATAGTCATGGTGGCCCTCTTAGCGGCGCTGAAAGCCTACATCAGCTTGCCGCTACTCGATTTTTCCTTGCTGATGATTTACGCCGGCTACGGCATCGCGCTAGTTCACTCGGCGCGCTATAGGCCATCTGAACACGGCAACGGTTCCCCTTGGTGGAAAAACATGTCCTCTCTGGCCGGATTCTATTTCATTTTCTCCGGCATGGCTGATATCGCCATCGCGCTGGATCTGGGCATGTTGGGCGGCAAGCGGGCGCCGGGCATGATTGCCGCCGCCCACATCGCCACGCTGATTGTTCTAACGTTCCTGATTGTGACGAAGAACGCTTCACCCGCGGGAACGACGGTAAAAAATAAGGTCGCAGCCGAAATACAGCCCGCCGGCCTTGAAGATCAGGAACTGGCGGATAAATTGGATCAGTTGATTCGTAAAGATAATCTCTATACCGATCCCAATATGACGATCCAACGCCTTGCCCGGCGCCTGGGCATTCCCACGCGGCAACTCTCGGAAGCCATTAATCGCGTTTACGGACGCAATATCTCTCAGATCGTGAATGGCTATCGCATTGACGAAGCCCGACGGTTACTCAGTCAGACGGATTGGCGTATCACCGACATCATGTTGGCCTGCGGTTTCCAGACCAAATCAAACTTCAATCGCGAATTTTTAAAATCCACGGGGATGAGTCCCAGCCACTGGCGGCGCGCCAACGCCGCATCGGAATCCGCTACTTCTGCCGCCATGCCTGCGTCAGAAAGCCGCTGA
- a CDS encoding Tm-1-like ATP-binding domain-containing protein, whose protein sequence is MGMEVGSIYIATTSDTKGNEQTYVRDLIAAVGLKTVTVDLSTRAPAASAADISAEAVAACHPLGAKAVFCGDRGRAMNAMSEAFKRFMLSRNDVAALLGLGGSGGTALITPAMQALPIGLPKLMVSTMASGDISGYIGASDISMMYSVTDVAGLNQISRQVLSNAAHQIAGAVKFRIRESHHDDKPVIGLTMFGVTTPCIQSACDSLENAFDCLVFHATGSGGKAMEKLVDSGLLAGVLDLTTTEVCDLLFDGVLACAPERFDVIAKTRIPCVVSCGALDMVNFGAPASVPEKYAGRLFYNHNAQVTLMRTTIEENVAMAQWIGEKFNRCEGEVRFLIPEQGFSALDAPGQPFWHPQAREAFIQTLESVVRQTEKRRIIRLPFHINDPLFARAAVDAFRAIFK, encoded by the coding sequence ATGGGAATGGAAGTCGGCAGCATTTATATTGCAACAACATCAGACACCAAGGGAAATGAGCAAACCTATGTCCGCGATCTGATCGCGGCAGTTGGCTTGAAAACCGTCACCGTGGATCTGTCAACCAGGGCGCCGGCGGCAAGCGCGGCGGATATCAGCGCCGAAGCCGTTGCGGCCTGTCATCCGCTGGGGGCCAAGGCGGTATTTTGCGGCGATCGAGGGCGGGCGATGAATGCCATGTCCGAGGCGTTTAAGCGCTTTATGTTATCGCGTAATGACGTTGCCGCGCTGCTAGGACTGGGGGGATCCGGCGGAACGGCGCTGATCACGCCCGCGATGCAGGCGCTGCCGATCGGCTTACCGAAGCTGATGGTTTCCACCATGGCATCGGGCGATATTTCCGGTTACATCGGCGCCAGCGATATCAGCATGATGTATTCCGTTACCGATGTCGCCGGCCTGAACCAGATTTCCCGGCAGGTGTTGAGCAATGCGGCGCATCAGATTGCCGGGGCGGTGAAATTCAGGATCCGGGAAAGTCATCATGATGATAAGCCGGTAATTGGTTTGACCATGTTTGGCGTTACCACGCCTTGTATTCAGTCGGCCTGTGACTCGCTGGAAAATGCGTTCGACTGTCTGGTATTTCATGCCACCGGCAGCGGCGGTAAAGCCATGGAAAAGTTGGTGGACAGCGGTTTGCTTGCCGGTGTCCTCGATCTGACCACCACCGAAGTGTGCGATCTGTTATTTGATGGCGTATTGGCCTGTGCCCCCGAGCGTTTCGACGTGATAGCAAAAACGCGGATTCCCTGCGTGGTTTCCTGCGGGGCGCTGGATATGGTGAATTTTGGCGCGCCGGCCAGCGTGCCGGAAAAGTATGCCGGCCGTCTGTTCTATAACCATAACGCGCAGGTCACGCTGATGCGTACGACGATTGAAGAAAATGTGGCGATGGCGCAGTGGATCGGTGAAAAGTTCAATCGCTGCGAAGGCGAGGTGCGATTCCTCATTCCCGAACAAGGGTTCTCTGCGCTGGATGCGCCGGGCCAACCTTTCTGGCACCCACAGGCGCGAGAAGCCTTTATTCAGACGCTGGAAAGCGTGGTTCGGCAGACTGAAAAACGGCGGATTATCCGTTTGCCATTCCATATCAACGATCCTTTATTCGCTCGTGCCGCCGTTGATGCGTTCAGGGCGATTTTTAAATAA
- a CDS encoding alpha/beta hydrolase family protein, with protein MKSAFGIFMWGCLVCFPLLAFSSVGYRHLDVADEKNGRPLSVAVLYPTPATGEAESLGENPAFFGVPVIKQARPQDGVHPLVILSHGYGGNWRNQLWLAYALAQKGYVVAAPNHPGTTSNDMKPATAAKLWLRPGDVSRVITALQADSAIEGNTASDRIAVIGHSLGGWTALAIAGARFDADRFESDCLTQKQLASCKTYQAIGAGKDDASRARLNQSARDERVSAVVSLDLGLARGFTPESLSAVTIPVLVVAAGVPDPALPASLESQYLMKFLPGKTSRYWEIANATHFSFMQLCKPGAVDLINASEPGEGIICMDGATGSREAIHTALFEKISGFLTQAWRQK; from the coding sequence ATGAAATCTGCATTCGGCATTTTTATGTGGGGCTGTCTGGTCTGTTTCCCGTTGCTGGCTTTTTCGTCCGTGGGATACCGGCATCTGGATGTGGCCGACGAAAAAAACGGGCGGCCGCTCAGCGTCGCGGTGTTGTATCCGACTCCGGCAACGGGAGAAGCCGAATCCCTTGGCGAGAATCCCGCTTTCTTCGGCGTGCCGGTAATTAAGCAGGCTCGGCCACAGGACGGCGTACATCCTTTAGTGATTCTTTCCCACGGCTATGGCGGAAACTGGCGTAATCAACTCTGGTTGGCATACGCGCTGGCGCAAAAAGGGTATGTGGTTGCCGCGCCTAATCATCCCGGCACCACATCCAACGATATGAAACCGGCGACAGCGGCGAAACTTTGGCTGCGGCCCGGCGACGTCAGCCGGGTGATTACCGCCTTACAGGCGGATTCGGCGATCGAGGGGAATACCGCATCCGATCGGATTGCCGTCATCGGGCATTCGCTGGGCGGGTGGACGGCTCTGGCTATCGCCGGCGCGCGTTTTGATGCCGATCGGTTTGAATCGGATTGCCTGACGCAAAAGCAACTCGCATCCTGCAAGACTTATCAGGCGATTGGCGCCGGCAAAGATGATGCATCGCGGGCGCGGCTTAATCAATCGGCGCGGGACGAGCGGGTCAGCGCGGTCGTCTCGCTCGACCTCGGGCTGGCTAGAGGATTCACCCCCGAGAGTCTTTCCGCGGTGACGATACCCGTATTGGTCGTCGCCGCCGGCGTTCCCGATCCCGCGCTCCCGGCCTCGCTTGAGTCACAGTATCTGATGAAGTTTCTGCCGGGAAAAACGTCCCGATATTGGGAAATCGCCAATGCTACGCACTTTAGTTTTATGCAGCTTTGCAAGCCGGGAGCGGTAGATCTCATCAATGCGTCGGAACCGGGGGAAGGCATTATCTGTATGGATGGCGCAACGGGTTCCCGCGAGGCGATTCATACTGCGCTGTTCGAGAAGATCAGCGGCTTTCTGACGCAGGCATGGCGGCAGAAGTAG
- a CDS encoding TetR/AcrR family transcriptional regulator: MIERNGQLTSTRARTRRLLLDTAVRMFNQGIFPSITDVATAAQVSRATAYRYFPTQSALVSAVIDESLGPVLAWNPTQPDAEQRVAELLQFAYPRMLEHEGALRAALLLSLQQWADRRSNRPHNEKLERGNRKRLLKIATDPLEGKIPAESRQRVIHALSLVYGSEVFLVLKDIWDLNDDAIQDVTQWVAKAILRQAEEEASISED, translated from the coding sequence GTGATTGAAAGGAATGGTCAACTGACATCGACGCGGGCACGAACCCGTCGCCTGCTGCTCGATACTGCCGTGAGGATGTTTAACCAGGGCATATTTCCCTCAATTACCGACGTCGCCACAGCAGCCCAGGTTTCACGCGCCACTGCCTACCGCTATTTCCCGACGCAAAGCGCCCTGGTTTCCGCGGTTATCGACGAGAGCCTTGGCCCGGTTCTCGCCTGGAATCCAACGCAGCCAGATGCCGAACAACGGGTTGCCGAGCTATTACAATTCGCCTATCCGCGGATGTTGGAACATGAAGGCGCTTTACGCGCGGCGCTATTGCTTTCTCTCCAGCAATGGGCAGATCGTCGCTCCAATCGCCCTCACAACGAAAAACTGGAACGCGGCAACCGTAAGCGGCTGTTAAAAATAGCCACTGACCCCCTGGAAGGGAAAATCCCGGCGGAATCCCGCCAGCGCGTTATTCATGCCCTATCTCTGGTTTATGGTTCGGAAGTTTTTCTGGTTTTAAAAGATATCTGGGATCTGAATGACGATGCCATTCAAGACGTAACCCAGTGGGTCGCCAAAGCAATTCTGCGCCAGGCGGAAGAAGAAGCGTCAATAAGCGAAGATTAA